A single window of Cetobacterium sp. ZOR0034 DNA harbors:
- a CDS encoding thymidine kinase, with protein sequence MHLLLTEGMGWIEVVTGSMFSGKSEELIRRMRRSKYANQKMVVFKHASDDRYDDTKVASHSQAFIEAVPASTVEEMREIIRTQYEDVRVVGIDEVQFFGEEVADFCEELADSGKRVVVAGLDQDFRGEPFKPMDRLMAKAEYVDKFNAICACCGNPASRTQRLVNGEPAYEDDPIVLVGASESYEARCRRCHIVRKRGE encoded by the coding sequence ATGCATTTATTATTAACAGAAGGAATGGGTTGGATAGAGGTCGTAACAGGAAGTATGTTCTCAGGAAAAAGTGAAGAATTAATAAGAAGAATGAGAAGATCAAAGTACGCAAATCAAAAGATGGTAGTTTTTAAACACGCAAGTGATGATAGATATGATGATACAAAAGTGGCGTCTCATAGCCAAGCTTTTATAGAAGCTGTTCCAGCTTCAACAGTAGAAGAGATGAGAGAGATAATCAGAACTCAATATGAAGATGTGAGAGTTGTTGGAATAGATGAGGTTCAATTCTTCGGAGAAGAAGTTGCAGATTTTTGTGAAGAACTAGCGGATTCGGGAAAAAGAGTTGTTGTTGCAGGATTAGATCAAGATTTTAGAGGAGAACCTTTTAAGCCAATGGATAGATTAATGGCAAAAGCTGAGTATGTGGATAAGTTCAATGCAATATGTGCTTGCTGCGGGAATCCAGCTTCTAGAACGCAAAGACTTGTGAATGGAGAGCCAGCTTACGAGGATGATCCAATTGTTTTAGTTGGAGCGAGTGAAAGTTATGAAGCTAGATGCAGAAGATGTCATATAGTTAGAAAAAGAGGAGAGTAA